The DNA sequence GATTGATAAGACTAAAAGATAAtgaaaagtaattaaaattgtttgatattttcattattttggtttgaaaaaaaaaaaagtctattttgtttattttattaatgattgatttttaagcgattaatctttttttaatatttttaaaagttgatgaataatttttaaatttgttttaaaaatgaagtacaaaatttaaagatatttaattGAGAATAATTATGTTGTTCGGTTAATTTAattggaattttttatttaaattcgattttagttcatgaattttcttgtttattcaTCTATCGACTTTAATTGGTGGACGATATAGTTGGTAAGAATTAGGTTTGTAAGTgagtttatattttgttaaataattgattagaaaaattaggttataattaaaatatgtttaattcaAGTTTAGacattaaaacattattataaaatttgttttattaaactttaatttattttatttatccctagaaatataataatgccATTGGATTTAACTTTTAGgtacttaattttctttcaaaataatcattttaataacaaataaaaattgtgagtttgcaattaaaaaaaaaaaaaaaaaaactcaaaatagtCATGTTTGTTTAAGAGTGTTGCTTATGGCTGCATGTTAGATGTCTCGGTCAAGCTTGTCTaagacgtgttgtccatggtcgTATACCCATTCCAAGTCCCATTTTACATGTTTTCATTTTAGATAAGCATTTACTATTTCATGTTGTGTCAATATGAGAGTGTATGACcagtcaccaaaatcatgtctatacACGTCAGGGctatttaaaacatttgtttCTCGAGGTTCGAGCATCGTTGATATTGTTTGTGAAGTGCAAATTCTCACTATaacaagagtgcgattgtgacactgtGTACAACCATAGTTAGCGACCGTCTCAAGTGAcaataaccttaaaaaaacGAGCAACTCTTTTGACGACCATCGTATGACCAAACTCTTGTTGTTGACCGTTCATAGCGATTTAAATACACGTCGTggtttataataatttgacATTAATACCCCTTTCAATTCCAATTTCAACTCATAATCATCTCTTTTGCTTTTTGTGGGCCTCTTCAAAGCAATCGCAATCCGCCTCCCTTCCCCTGTTCTTGgtgttcttcctcttcttcttcaacttttccCTTACCCCTTTTTTTGCTGTTTATTTgatgggaaagaaaaaaacccagAAAACCAAGCAGATTTCAGTCGCCATAGCTGAAATCTCCACCTCCAAATTACCCGATGACGGCGGCGGCCACGGCGGCGGTCAATCTGTACAGCCCAGAAAGAGAGGCCGGCCTCGTAAAGTTCTCGATGAGCCACCGGATGACAAGAAACTACTACCGCCGCCGCCGGCGGATGTTGCGGATAAACCGCTGCAGAAGAAGGGTAAATCCACCGGAGATGAGCCGCCGATTTCCATGGAAGGAGCTTCGAAGCAACATGAATCGGAAGAACCCAAATCAGGAGATGGATCGAGAAGCAGAGGAAGGAGGAAGAACAAACCCAGAAAAAGTAGCTAACGGAGCAATCGATTTGATGGGTTTTCAGTATTggttttggattttgttaatttgttgatctttgttcttgaaaaattACCCAAAAATCACcgttgataccatttgtgattGATGTATCTATCCGTTGTAGATTGAAAAAATTTGACGCTATGCGATTCGGGTTCGGGATGGTATCATGCTACTCACTAGCACGgacttgtttttctttttaggtcATTTAAGAGACGAACGGGATTAGATACCCTGATAGTCGTTGTTGTAAATAACTAGTGTTCACCATTGGTCATAGTATTTATTCTCGTTCTGCTCTTGGAATCACTCTGTTAtgttgtaacggcccaagcccactgctatttgatattgtcctctctgggctttccctttcgggcttcccctccaggctttaaaactcgtctatTAGGGAAAGGATGGAAGAGATTGAATGTGGAGCCCACTCATGATTTAGCCCTAAAACGAGCTAACTACTCAGCATCGAGAGAAGAGATTGAATGTGGAGCCCACTCATGATTTAGCCCTAAACCGAGCTAACTACTCAGCATCGAGAGAAGAGATTGAATGTAGAGCCCACTCATGATTTAGCCCTAAAACGAGCTAACTACTCAGCATCGAGAGAAGAGATTGAATGTAGAGCTCACTCGTGATTTAGCCCTAAACCGAGCTAACTACTCAGCATCGAGAGAAGAGATTGAATGTAGAACCCACTCATGATTTAGCCCTAAACCGAGCTAACTACTCAGCATCGAGGGAAGAGATTGAATGTAGAGCCCACTCATGATTTAGCCCTAAAACGAGCTAACTACTCAGCATCGAGAGAAGAGATTGAATGTAGAGCTCACTCGTGATTTAGCCCTAAACCGAGCTAACTACTCAGCATCGAGAGAAGAGATTGAATGTAGAACCCACTCATGATTTAGCCCTAAACCGAGCTAACTACTCAGCATCGAGGGAATAGATTGAATGTGGAGCCCACTCGTGATGTAAccctaaactttttttttctttctatcttcGAACAAAGATGGCACGAGACgatcatttttaatataagcttttatttttaatataaattattaatgggCGTTCATTCACTCGTGTTAGTTATAAAATAGAGTTATATGCGGGtagtaaattattaattgtttaggtctaaattataaaaataaaaatttgattaatataatttttaaatggaagaaaaaaaaaacaataaataaataaataaattagtggAATTTATAAAGGTTTTCCCTCAATCTCCCTCCTAGTTCCTAGGTCCCATTTATCCAAAATGGGACAGCTCTACGCAGCTTCAACGCTCTCTGGCTTGCCCCAAATCCATTTCTTGCTCATTGCTAATGGATAAGATCGGTCTCTTCCTTTCTACGCCCATCTACTTTTCTTCAGATTTACTTCTGTGGTGattttccatcattttcttcGGATAATCTCGTGGTTTCTGTTCTCATTTCCGACGCAACTTCTGGATACTGATCGGATTTCAATTCCTCGTTTCAAATTGGATTGGTAATCGTTTCTCAGCTAGTGATTTTCCCGTTTGTTTGTGTGGAGGGTACTTGCCGATCGCGCTTGGTTTGGAATCAAACGCTTTGATTGTGTTGTTTGAAATCGATTCGAGAACACTCTTCGAACAAGACTTGCGAGTAGAGAGCGATACCGATAAATAGAGATTTTGAATGCTGGATTTAGTGTgagtctattttttttatgtaattcTGAAGCAATACAGATCATCACGGGTTTCTTGGCCGGCGGTTGGCTCGCGTGATGTGGATTTGTTCGATTTGTTCGAGGCTGGCAGATTCTTGGAGGAGACATTTAGGTTAGAAATTTTGATCTTAGACGTTTGTTCAATTTAATTTCCATTGGAACTCTTTGGATTTGTGACTTTTCAAGGTGTAAATTCATGGTTGGGTGTATCTTTTATCTGCTAATGGCTTCTGAATGTCCGATTCTGAGGATTTTCTCTTTAGTTTCTTAGTTTATCTCTCTTCAGTTAGGTGTATTTATGTCTTGAATTAACATCCCCAGGTTAGAAGTATGCTACTCATACGGTTCGGTTGGATACTTGGATGTTATTCAATTGGTGTGGAGTTGGTTTTGTCCATTGATTTGAGCTTGCCTGAATTGGAACTTCTTTCAGTTTTGATCTTGACTTCGTTTCCCCCCTTATTTTTAGGATTTCTATTCCTGGAATTTGCTTTTCTATTTATGAACTTGATTTCCTGACATTACTGTGCTCTGTTTTGGATGAATGCGTATGGTTTTGATCGTTTgagattttgaaactttacTTGAAAGAAAAGATCAATCTGTTCCTTATTTTGATGATCTTAGCACTATATATGTTTCAGGATTGAGTTGTGAGACAACCTAGATTGGCCTTCTGATCCAAAAGTCGAAGCGATGGATGATGAACTTCAGCTTGCAAGATTCTCGCATCGCCAGCCTCGTGTTAAAGTGTGCTCATCGCCTTGGCTTGATTTGAGAGTGTTCTATGTTAGGATCAGTAATTTCCAAGTAGACAGCTTGACGCCCGAGTTCCTCACGCTCAACCATATCCCTCTCAGCCCGGACACCCTTTTTGAAGTCAATGGCGTTAGGAGTAGTAGTCGCTCGGAGGGAGTCTCTTCCTCTCTGAGGAGAGATAGAGCTGATAAGGAATCAGAAGAAGCTACTTTTGTGACTACTGACAATATAAGGTTGAGTGGAAGTGTAAAATTTGAGGTATATGATAAGGAAGATTTGATTCTTTCTGGGGTTTTGGAGATGTTGGATTCCAATGGTTTATTAGGTGAATCCAAAAGCAATGCCAAGAGGTGGAGCATCATGAGTTGTAAGTCGATGTTGGGTGGCGGGCTCTTGAAGGGAAAGCAGCATATGATTGGAGGTGAAACCCCGTCCCCGATGATCGACGTTTATATAGCTGGTAGCTTCTCTGGAAGTCCTATCATCTTGACCAAAACTTTGCAGCTAAGCTCCCGAAAGAAACAGAGTTGGAAATCCATGTTGGACACGATACCGGAGTCTGAGACGCCTGATTCTAATGAAGATCACTTTCCAGAATATGATTTACAGGTACATCACTGATACTCTGAGGTTAGCTTCTTGAGATTTGTATACCCGTGAGTTTTTGCAGAAAATATCTTCTGGTTACATGCATTTGTTCACCTTTGTTCTGGATCTATCTGTAGATAAACCACAATTAGATCAAATGCTGGATGATATTATACTGCTAATAGTTGAAAAGGTAAATTTAACCTCGACTCTCTTGCGGTGACTGAGTTAGTAGCTTTT is a window from the Cucurbita pepo subsp. pepo cultivar mu-cu-16 chromosome LG07, ASM280686v2, whole genome shotgun sequence genome containing:
- the LOC111798433 gene encoding uncharacterized protein LOC111798433, yielding MGKKKTQKTKQISVAIAEISTSKLPDDGGGHGGGQSVQPRKRGRPRKVLDEPPDDKKLLPPPPADVADKPLQKKGKSTGDEPPISMEGASKQHESEEPKSGDGSRSRGRRKNKPRKSS
- the LOC111798887 gene encoding uncharacterized protein At1g01500-like; this encodes MDDELQLARFSHRQPRVKVCSSPWLDLRVFYVRISNFQVDSLTPEFLTLNHIPLSPDTLFEVNGVRSSSRSEGVSSSLRRDRADKESEEATFVTTDNIRLSGSVKFEVYDKEDLILSGVLEMLDSNGLLGESKSNAKRWSIMSCKSMLGGGLLKGKQHMIGGETPSPMIDVYIAGSFSGSPIILTKTLQLSSRKKQSWKSMLDTIPESETPDSNEDHFPEYDLQATEYGRYKQDIDNGNDYSNMYWKRREYLDDEDGELSWFNAGVRVGVGIGLGVCVGIGVGVGLLVRTYRATTRNITRRFV